A stretch of the Medicago truncatula cultivar Jemalong A17 chromosome 5, MtrunA17r5.0-ANR, whole genome shotgun sequence genome encodes the following:
- the LOC11424019 gene encoding protein EARLY RESPONSIVE TO DEHYDRATION 15, with protein MEVLSATRTSSSSLNPNAPMFVPLAYRTVEDFSDEWWNLVHSSPWFRDYWLRERFQDPQNYQNDSFSDFEMMDEDDLFHVHEIEPQHEDGKELMKLGSLKWRGSDGWAEVPRYAEKAPKIVKPRVSPRAIHQPR; from the exons ATGGAAGTTCTTTCTGCTACAAGAACATCCTCCTCTTCGTTGAATCCCAACGCTCCGATGTTCGTTCCTCTTGCTTATCGTACGGTGGAGGATTTCTCTGATGAATGGTGGAACCTCGTTCATTCCTCCCCTTGGTTTCGTGATTACTGGCTCCGTGAACGCTTCCAAGATCCACAAAACTACCAAAATGACTCGTTTTCTGATTTTGAAATGATGGATGAAGACGATCTTTTTCATGTTCATGAAATTGAACCCC AACACGAAGATGGGAAAGAGTTGATGAAATTGGGATCAttgaaatggagaggatctgaTGGATGGGCTGAAGTTCCAAGGTATGCTGAGAAGGCTCCGAAGATTGTGAAGCCCAGAGTGAGCCCACGGGCTATTCATCAGCCCAGGTAG
- the LOC11425564 gene encoding heavy metal-associated isoprenylated plant protein 33 gives MANVVEVKVGLHCDECIKKILKAIKKIEDIETYNVDKQLNKVIVTGNVTNEEVIGVLHKIGKNATVWENVQENVQC, from the exons ATGGCCAAT GTGGTGGAAGTGAAGGTTGGTTTACATTGCGATGAGTGTATCAAGAAAATTCTCAAGGCCATCAAGAAAATTGAAG ATATCGAGACATATAATGTCGACAAACAATTGAACAAGGTCATCGTTACCGGAAACGTCACCAATGAAGAAGTGATTGGAGTTCTTCATAAGATTGGCAAGAATGCAACTGTGTGGGAAAATGTTCAAGAAAATGTTCAATGTTGA
- the LOC11423074 gene encoding staphylococcal-like nuclease CAN2: MGNALRFLYANCCKPTTSDDHQQSTVGVSALSHDLFHFENTSQVPEGLSRHVVSSKKAQANWYRKLIDAWKEARPAPRTPEEAAGLVILTLKGHKKADVEGLLTFYGLPLSHTPVEVPVQPPPTSLPHGVQYEIHTLPVDEKAVADGDTVTVYVSTADPRESSRVPSNLHTVAAHRAEARSRRNYEEADALHKQIIDAGYRMIPFENGEILAKKYRIRLRGIDAPESKMPYGKEAKTELTKIVQGKSLRVLIYGEDRYQRCVGDIYCNNVFVQELMLKKGLAWHYAAYDKRPELETWEKEARAKRVGLWASKNPEKPWDWRKDRRN; the protein is encoded by the exons ATGGGAAATGCTTTGAGATTTCTCTATGCCAATTGCTGCAAACCAACAACATCTGATGATCATCAACAATCCACCGTTGGTGTTTCAGCTCTTTCCCATGATCTCTTTCACTTTGAAAACACCTCCCAG gtTCCTGAAGGACTAAGCAGACATGTTGTGTCTTCCAAAAAGGCTCAAGCCAACTG GTATAGAAAGTTAATAGATGCTTGGAAAGAGGCAAGGCCAGCACCTAGGACACCTGAAGAAGCAGCTGGACTTGTTATTCTGACATTGAAAGGCCATAAAAAAGCAGATGTTGAG GGATTGTTGACTTTCTATGGTCTTCCACTGTCACATACTCCAGTTGAAGTACCTGTTCAACCTCCTCCTACATCTTTACCTCATGGAGTACAATATGAAATACACACCTTGCCG GTTGATGAAAAAGCAGTGGCAGATGGGGATACTGTAACAGTTTATGTTAGCACAGCAGACCCTAGAGAATCATCACGTGTCCCTAGCAACCTGCACACTGTAGCCGCGCATAGAGCAGAAGCCCGTTCTAGAAGGAACTATGAAGAGGCAGATGCATTGCACAAACAGATTATTGACGCAGGATACCG GATGATTCCATTTGAAAACGGGGAAATCCTAGCTAAAAAGTATCGAATTCGACTAAG GGGAATTGATGCGCCAGAAAGCAAAATGCCGTACGGAAAAGAAGCTAAAACTGAACTGACCAAGATTGTTCAAGGGAAATCTTTGAGAGTCCTTATTTATGGAGAAGATCGGTATCAACGTTGTGTAGGTGATATCTATTGTAATAACGTTTTTGTACAG GAATTGATGCTAAAGAAGGGTTTAGCATGGCACTATGCAGCCTATGACAAACGACCGGAACTAGAAACC TGGGAGAAAGAAGCCAGAGCGAAGCGAGTTGGATTATGGGCTTCGAAAAATCCCGAGAAGCCATGGGATTGGAGAAAGGACAGACGAAACTAA
- the LOC11424372 gene encoding staphylococcal-like nuclease CAN2 codes for MGNALRFLYANCCKPKTSDDDHPQSTVSVSALAHDLFNFENTSQVPEGLSRHVVSSKKAQAKWYRKLIDGWKEARPPPKTPEEAARLVILTLKGHKKEDVEGLLTFYGLPLSHTPVEVPVQRPTSLPHGVQYEIHTLPVDAKAVADGDGLTVYVSTADPRESSQVPSNVHIAAVHRAEARSRRNYQEADALHKQIIDAGYRMISFENGEILAKKYRIRLRGIDAPENAMPYGKEAKTELTKIVQGKSLRVLIYGEDQYQRLVGDIYCNNIFVQELMLKKGLAWHYAAYDKRPELETWEKEARAKRVGLWASKNPEKPWDWRKDRRN; via the exons ATGGGAAATGCTTTGAGATTCCTCTATGCCAATTGCTGCAAACCAAAAACATCTGATGATGATCATCCACAATCCACCGTTAGTGTTTCAGCTCTTGCTCATGATCTCTTTAACTTTGAAAACACCTCCCAG GTTCCAGAAGGACTAAGCAGACATGTTGTGTCTTCCAAAAAAGCTCAAGCTAAGTG GTATAGAAAGTTAATAGATGGTTGGAAAGAGGCAAGACCACCACCTAAGACACCTGAAGAAGCAGCTAGACTTGTTATTCTGACATTGAAAGGCCATAAAAAAGAAGATGTTGAG GGATTGTTGACTTTCTATGGTCTTCCACTGTCACATACTCCAGTTGAAGTACCTGTTCAGCGACCTACATCTTTACCTCATGGAGTACAATATGAAATACACACCTTGCCG GTTGATGCAAAAGCAGTGGCAGATGGTGATGGTTTAACAGTTTATGTTAGCACAGCAGACCCTAGAGAATCATCACAGGTCCCTAGCAATGTGCACATTGCAGCCGTGCATAGAGCAGAAGCCCGTTCTAGAAGGAACTATCAAGAGGCAGATGCATTGCACAAACAGATTATTGACGCGGGATACCG GATGATTTCATTTGAAAACGGGGAAATCCTAGCTAAAAAGTATCGGATCCGACTAAG GGGAATTGATGCGCCAGAAAACGCAATGCCGTACGGAAAAGAAGCTAAAACTGAACTGACCAAGATTGTTCAAGGGAAATCTTTGAGAGTCCTTATTTATGGAGAAGATCAGTATCAACGTTTAGTAGGCGATATCTATTGTAATAACATTTTTGTACAG GAATTGATGCTAAAGAAGGGTTTAGCATGGCATTATGCAGCCTACGACAAACGACCAGAACTAGAAACC TGGGAGAAAGAAGCCAGAGCGAAGCGAGTTGGATTATGGGCTTCGAAAAATCCCGAGAAGCCATGGGATTGGAGAAAGGACAGAAGAAACTAA
- the LOC11419949 gene encoding LOW QUALITY PROTEIN: uncharacterized protein (The sequence of the model RefSeq protein was modified relative to this genomic sequence to represent the inferred CDS: inserted 1 base in 1 codon), translating into MVSADNNGKDEIEECNNNGSKANEFTSIDISSSRRAMVTDENPGRKFPSTLSAIPNRINFFKIGSASAKFKRLATQMDQASQSVPSPSSHSLRERFKHMFSKKLDWDSMKKMTIEWIRNPMNMALFAWILCVAVSGGILFLVMTGMLNAVIPKKSARNAWFEVNNQILNALFTLMCLYKHPKLFYHLVLLCRWNSKDIAKLRKEYCKNGTYKPHEWKHIMVVVILGHVNCFAQYALCGLNLGYKRSERPAIGVGICITFAIGAPAIAGLYTILSPLGKDYDSGSDEESQVEIAAAQKKEQMRLKSFERKYSFATKNQLRTVENRPKWSGGILDIWDDISQAYLSLFCTFCAFGWNMERLGFGNMYVHIATFMLFCMAPXWIFILAAVNIEDDTVRQCLVGAGIVLCFFGMLYGGFWRIQMRKRYNLPTYDFCFGKPAVSDCILWLFCCWCSLAQEMRTGDAYHIVDDKFFSKEINTVDQPPISPLRREGVSSTKSGTSSPLGVNSSPSTFKPSSPLSSNSFFMEYHSPDGPLSSVKEELSEKDKDVTMIPPTPPVIQRESP; encoded by the exons ATGGTTTCGGCTGATAATAATGGTAAAGATGAAATCGAGGAATGTAACAATAATGGAAGTAAAGCCAATGAGTTTACTTCCATAGATATTTCAAGTTCTCGAAGAGCTATGGTGACGGATGAAAATCCTGGTAGAAAGTTCCCGAGCACATTGAGTGCTATTCCTAATAGGATCAACTTCTTCAAAATCGGTTCTGCGTCTGCCAAATTCAAGCGTCTTGCCACTCAGATGGACCAGGCTTCACAATCTGTGCCTTCTCCGAGTTCACATAGCTTAAGAGAACGCTTCAAGCACATGTTTTCAAAGAAACTCGACTGGGATTCGATGAAGAAGATGACAATAGAATGGATTAGGAATCCAATGAACATGGCCCTTTTTGCGTGGATCTTATGTGTTGCTGTTTCAGGTGGAATCCTGTTCCTTGTCATGACTGGTATGTTGAATGCTGTGATTCCAAAGAAGTCGGCAAGGAATGCGTGGTTTGAAGTAAACAATCAAATACTCAATGCTCTGTTTACACTGATGTGTTTGTACAAGCATCCGAAGTTATTCTACCACCTTGTACTTCTGTGCCGATGGAATTCAAAAGATATCGCCAAACTTAGAAAGGAGTACTGCAAGAATGGAACTTATAAGCCTCATGAATGGAAACACATAATGGTAGTGGTAATTCTCGGTCATGTGAACTGTTTCGCTCAGTATGCACTTTGCGGTCTAAACTTAGGTTATAAAAGATCTGAGCGCCCGGCCATTGGTGTTGGAATATGTATAACTTTTGCGATCGGTGCACCTGCAATTGCTGGTCTATATACAATCCTTAGTCCTCTAGGTAAAGATTATGATTCTGGATCAGATGAAGAATCGCAGGTTGAAATTGCTGCTGCTCAAAAGAAAGAGCAGATGAGATTGAAATCATTTGAGAGGAAATATTCATTTGCAACAAAAAATCAACTAAGAACAGTCGAAAATAGACCAAAGTGGAGTGGTGGAATACTTGACATTTGGGACGATATCTCTCAAGCATATTTATCACTTTTCTGTACTTTTTGTGCATTTGGTTGGAATATGGAGAGACTTGGCTTTGGAAACATGTATGTTCACATTGCCACTTTTATGCTTTTCTGTATGGCCC TTTGGATTTTCATCTTGGCTGCTGTTAATATTGAGGATGACACTGTTAGGCAATGTCTAGTAGGTGCTGGGATTGTTCTATGTTTTTTCGGTATGCTCTATGGTGGTTTTTGGAGGATCCAAATGAGAAAGAGGTATAATTTGCCTACTTATGACTTCTGTTTCGGCAAGCCTGCGGTTTCGGATTGCATACTTTGGCTATTCTGTTGTTGGTGCTCTCTTGCTCAAGAAATGCGAACGGGGGATGCCTATCATATCGTAGATGATAAATTCTTCAGCAAAGAAATTAACACTGTTGACCAACCGCCGATTTCACCTCTGCGCCGCGAAGGTGTGTCATCAACCAAATCTGGGACAAGTTCTCCTCTTGGTGTCAACTCGTCTCCTTCTACTTTCAAACCGTCAAGTCCTCTAAGTTCTAACAGTTTCTTTATGGAATATCATAGTCCAGATGGTCCACTATCTTCCGTAAAAGAAGAGCTTTCTGAAAAAGATAAAGATGTAACAATGATTCCACCAACTCCGCCGGTGATACAAAGAGAATCTCCTTAG
- the LOC11430460 gene encoding alpha-soluble NSF attachment protein 2, translating into MGDQLARAEDFENKAEKKLGGWGMFGSKFEDAADLFDKSANCYKLAKSWDKAGSTYIKLANCHVKLESKHEAASAYVDAAHCYKKTNMNEAISCLDNAVNMFCDIGRISMAARYLKEIAEMCESEQNIERALVYYEKSADFYESEEVTTSANQCKQKVAQYSAQLEQYQKSIEIYEEIARQSLNNNLLKYGVKGHLLNAGICQLCKGDVVAITNALERYQELDPTFSGTREYRLLADVAAAIDEEDVGKFTEVVKEFDSMSPLDSWKTTLFLRVKEKLKAKELEEDDLT; encoded by the exons ATGGGAGATCAATTAGCAAGAGCAGAAGATTTTGAGAATAAGGCAGAAAAAAAGCTGGGTGGTTGGGGCATGTTTGGTTCCAAATTTGAGGATGCTGCTGATTTATTTGATAAATCTGCCAATTGTTACAAGCTTGCCAAATCAT GGGATAAAGCGGGATCAACCTACATTAAGTTGGCAAATTGCCATGTGAAG TTGGAAAGCAAGCATGAAGCTGCCTCAGCTTATGTTGATGCTGCACATTGCTATAAAAAAACCAATATGAATG AAGCTATATCCTGCTTGGATAATGCAGTAAACATGTTCTGTGATATTGGAAGAATTTCTATGGCTGCTAGGTATTTGAAG GAAATCGCTGAAATGTGTGAGTCTGAACAAAATATTGAAAGGGCTCttgtttattatgaaaaatcagCTGATTTTTATGAAAGTGAAGAAGTGACAACATCTGCAAATCAGTGCAAGCAAAAAGTTGCTCAATATTCTGCTCAGTTAGAACA ATATCAGAAATCGATTGAAATTTACGAAGAGATAGCTCGCCAGTCTCTCAACAATAATTTGTTGAAGTATGGAGTTAAAGGACATCTTCTTAATGCGGGGATTTGCCAACTTTGTAAAGGGGATGTTGTTGCAATTACCAATGCATTAGAGCGATATCAG GAGTTGGATCCAACATTTTCAGGAACGCGTGAATATAGACTTCTGGCG GATGTTGCTGCTGCAATTGATGAAGAAGATGTTGGAAAGTTTACTGAAGTTGTCAAGGAGTTTGATAGCATGTCTCCTTTG GATTCTTGGAAAACAACACTTTTTCTGAGGGTGAAGGAGAAACTGAAAGCCAAAGAACTTGAAGAGGATGATCTTACTTGA